Proteins from a genomic interval of Candidatus Palauibacter scopulicola:
- a CDS encoding TM2 domain-containing protein, with translation MDRRMVEYEAKKQTPLVAYILLVVFGVVGAHNFYLGRRGQALAQLLFSVVMAGAMLWLFVGFASAEMADVSGGFDDFVRRAWTFYAIGIVWGVGTFAWLVANAIEVPKLIADHNVQLHARLFGTE, from the coding sequence ATGGATCGTCGGATGGTCGAATACGAAGCGAAGAAGCAGACGCCGCTCGTGGCGTACATTCTCCTCGTGGTGTTCGGCGTCGTGGGCGCCCACAACTTCTATCTCGGACGACGCGGACAGGCGCTGGCCCAACTTCTGTTCTCCGTCGTCATGGCCGGCGCCATGCTCTGGCTCTTCGTGGGCTTCGCGTCAGCCGAAATGGCCGATGTGTCGGGCGGGTTCGACGACTTCGTGCGCCGCGCGTGGACCTTCTACGCCATCGGCATCGTGTGGGGCGTCGGCACCTTCGCCTGGCTCGTGGCGAACGCGATCGAGGTTCCAAAGCTCATCGCGGACCACAACGTCCAACTCCACGCCCGCCTCTTCGGCACCGAGTAA
- a CDS encoding TA system VapC family ribonuclease toxin, which yields MIAVDTNVLIYAHRAEIEFHTVAARELITLAEGAAHWGLPIFCAVEFLRVVTHRRVFSPPSTLEQAVDFLEGVVASPSCRVVLPGAGFLDLLAATSRGAAARGNLLFDAQTAALCREHGISAILTNDRDFERFDGLEARYLERAGS from the coding sequence ATCTATGCGCATCGGGCCGAGATCGAATTTCACACGGTCGCTGCCCGGGAGTTGATTACGCTCGCCGAGGGCGCGGCTCACTGGGGCCTGCCCATCTTCTGCGCGGTGGAATTTCTGCGGGTCGTCACCCACAGGCGGGTCTTCAGCCCACCGTCGACGTTGGAGCAGGCCGTGGATTTCCTCGAAGGCGTCGTCGCTTCGCCGAGCTGCCGCGTCGTCCTGCCCGGCGCCGGCTTCCTCGATCTGCTGGCCGCCACTTCCCGCGGGGCCGCCGCTCGGGGGAATCTGCTGTTCGACGCGCAAACCGCCGCGCTGTGCCGGGAGCATGGGATCTCCGCAATTCTCACCAACGACCGCGACTTCGAGCGTTTCGACGGCCTCGAAGCGCGCTATCTCGAGAGAGCGGGGTCCTGA